DNA sequence from the Brienomyrus brachyistius isolate T26 chromosome 18, BBRACH_0.4, whole genome shotgun sequence genome:
tggggcagggatagcaggaaaacaagcagggcagtggggcctgaggaccgactttgagaaccactgccttaAATAATGGCCATCAATAATAGAATGCTTGATTTAATTATAAATTTACGATTTAGTTTATATGGTAAACTGTCAACATAATTGTTTTCATAGAATAGAAACTCTCAGACTGTTAATATAAGTGTTTTCTAATAGAACGGCTAATATAAATACTTATGTTCCATACTCCCACATTTAGTGGTGGGACTTTGGCATGGAAAGGGCATTTCTTTTGAAAGGTGAGAAACTTTATTACCACCCCCACGCACCATAGGCTTTAAGAAGGAGGTAGAGGGGGATTAATATTTGAATGCTTGCATGTGCACTTCATCTTCAGTACTCTCTTACAGTCACTGGTGGAGGACACTGCATTTATTAAGAAAGCTGTATAGAAATACATAATGTGATAATCAAGTCATGTGCATTGTCCCCTTAAGTCCATTGCTAAAACCACACTTCATTGAACATGTCTATCACATTTTGTTGTATAGTTATTCCACTTATTCTAAGCTTTCCACTTTCAGTGGCGCAATAATAAATGAACATCAATGTTGCTGAGTGACATTGTTCAAATTTACGCATTACACTATAAAATATGGAAAATATACACAAAATTTAAGGTTTACTTAAAAATGTTCCAAACGGGGCAGGACCTTGTGACTGTCACGTCCAGGCTTCCTCTGTCAAAAACAGGCCAAGTGTAATTTTGCTTCACAAAAATGGTATCCTATCAAAGTTGACAGCTGAACCAATATAGCATCTTTCTCATTTTTTCTCCCTTACTCCTCCATTTCTTCATTTTTTATTATCCTTTTCGGCTCTGTGTGGTGCTCCAGTCCCCATATGGTTAATCCAGTAAAGCTGTTTCTGTTGCAGATAGGCCCTTCCTCATTGATAATGTTATCAGTTAAGTTGAGCAACTGAGTaaaatgagttaaaaaaaaaacatttctccGGCAAGACATAATTTTCATATttaacacacaaatatacattCGTTTTTAATACACAAATTGCGCACTGACACAAGGAGgtaaatgaaaataattttaCACTGTACTACCGTCTGTCATTTTCTAAAATGATCTTGACAGGTGACCACACGTGTGCGGAGCGTGCGCTCTGACGTCAATGAGTCGAAACGGTGGGATATTGACGGAACTGTTTTACGAGATTTTGTTTCCGCCAGGTGGGACTTTTTTGCTACAAGGCTAAACGAAGCTTTGGAGTTAGCAAGCTACAGGCTAGTGTAGAAGTGTTAATTACCATAGTTACTATGAAATAAGCTATAGTAATGGAACCCAACTGCCACATTATGAGCCACATAGTAAACTGAACAAGCGGTAATCGACTATCATCATTATTTGCCTGCATCCACGAACCATGGATACGTGTCATTCAGCCTAACTTCCTCAACATAATAACGTGGACTGTAACCAATCCGAGCACTTTGTGACGAACTTCCTGCTAATATTTCGTCCTTATATAATTGTGGTTGGATATCAACAATAAACAGAGTGTGGTGTGAAAAGTGTACAGCAGTGTAGCAATTTCAAGCAATGGAAGACTATAAACAATCTACTGGTCATTGTTCGTCACGTATCGCTTTCGCATAGGTTCGAAGAGGAAGCTGAGGATTGGCAGGACATCCAAACAGTCATGCACAGATTCAGTACGGCTTTCcataaagtatttttaaaatgttaggATGCAAATACACAAAAGGACAACTTTCATAGAGCAATGAAAAAGCACAATCTATGCATTTCCTAAATCCAGCTAAAGAGAACGCTGTCAATGCTAATTTTTATTACTTGAAGAGACGGATCTCTTCCGGTTTCGCAGAAGGTGAGGATTTTTCTTTTACGCTGTATACTTGGACGGTAATGGTTTACACTTGCGTCATTGGCGCTTATTGAATAGTCCAATACTTAAACTTCAGTTTAATAGTAACCTGTATTTTAACTCTGCACGTTGAACAGTATTTGTTTTTcgttacctgttttttttttttaactatctaatctaatctactCTAATGCATCTCTGTCATTCTTGGTACTCCTCATTTTCTGTTTTCCTCCACTCAGACAACGATTCAGCCACCTACGATTCAAAGGAACATATATGGGATCAAGaggtaataattatatattcgtTAACTGGCCGTCCGAATCCAATCTTAATTGACATGGAGAGTTACCAGACAAATTATAACGAGTTTTAATGTGGCACAGAAATCCATATTTAGAGAGTAGAATGTTAATTTGTAGCTGATTCTTTAGTGCAGCTTGTTGGAGGTGTCGAACGTGCCGGACCAGATAGGCATTTGTAAAACCAAGCAAGTTTagatttaatttataacagttcctttttattatttaaaaaataacgcAGTAATTATTTGTAGTAACAAATGTGTACAGCGTTGTATTCGGCTAGTCTGTCCTATTTTGCAAGACAGGAAAATTGACGCCGAGCCTTGGGGTTCTTCTCGGGCAGCTACAGCAAAAGGCCAGAGCATCAGGAAAAAAAGTAACGGGCAGAAGGACATTTAAACGTACATGTGTGTAGGCAGAACGTACATTTCATATCGTGCTATTTCCATGCGAATGACAAGCTGAAGAGTTCACGGGTAATCTTAAAATGCCTGGGATAACTGTTTCAGGTAACTGAAGCCATGTTTGTTGTCCCAACAGGTCAATAAGATTTTTAAAACTAAATGTATATATTGCAATTAATATAGCCAgattattgttatataactcaATTCAGCTTTACATAGTTTATATAAGAGTTATAGAAATACATAATTTTAATCTTATTTTTATTAGTCACTAAATAAATAGTTGTTACATTTTGGACTGTACTTTAATGGGTGTTGAATTTTCCAGTGTTGTGTAATCTTTCCTAttctgtgtgcctgtgatcatGCAGTTTCATCAGCTGCAATGAGTGTGCTTGCGGGACAGGACAACGATGTGGTACTGGTGTCACAGGTGGTGTGGGACTATTTGGACAATGCTAGACAGTCCTGGCTGCTGGATTTTCAGAACAGGCACGGGCTGTACGTGGAGGTAGTGCGGCACGGAGAATCCGGCGACTGCTGCGCAGTCAGGCTTCGACCGGTGGAGAACAGTGCTGCCGGGGCAGACATCCATCCCGCCGCTCGCAGAGCTTTCATAGATCTGTGCCGCTGTGCTCGCAAGGAGATGAGCAGACAGAATGGAGCAGCCAAGAAGAGGTGCTCTCTGCTTCCCTGTGTCAGATCCTCGGAGGCCGACGGTGAGGGAAGCCTGTTGGCCCCACCGCCTCCTCAACTTCGCCACATCCAGAAGCAGCATCTTAAAGATAAGAAACCCATCGATCTGGATACCACCATTTCGGTGCCCATGTACCACAATACGTCAGCTGGCAGGGAGGCCGAATTTGGTACCTCTCTGGGTGGAGACAGTGGGACTACCTGTACCATATGCATGGGTGAGATTGTGGAAAGAACAACACTGGACAAGTGTGGACACTCCTTCTGTCGGACCTGCCTGGATCAGGCATTCCAGGTGAAGCGAGCGTGTCCCGTGTGCCGCATGGTGTACGGCCAGTTAATCGGGAACCAGCCTGCCAATGGCAGCATGATGGTGGAGAGGGACCCAGACCTCGAGCTGCCGGGACATGAGGGCTACGGCTGTGTCTGTATAATCTACAGCTTCCCGCCTGGCTTGCAGGCTGTGAGTACATGCAGAAGCACTTATGTTTTTGAGAGAGGTTTGTCGTCATTTTTAGTTTATCCTGGACTGGCCTTGAACATTTACCTCCACATCCTGCCATGTGTAGCTGCCCTATGTAAATTGTTTGGGCAGGAAGGTAAATATAAAACGTCGTGATCGCGGCAGCCCTACCGTTGCTTATTATAGAAATGAGATCCCTGTGATATTTCACCTCGACTACAAAAATGTGTGCTGGCTGCTGGTAGCTGCAAAGATACAAGTTCCAAATTGTGTGGGTGGAGGTCCTGTTGACTttttaaatgtgtgtttaatggtTTCCTTTTGTCTTAAAACACATGGGTGAATTTCAGCAAGAGCACCCAAACCCTGGGGTGAGGTATCCAGGAACAGACCGTGTGGCCTACCTCCCGGACAGCCCAGAAGGAAACAGAGTTCTAGGTCTGCTGCGTCGGGCCTTCGAGCAGAGACTCATCTTTACCATTGGTACCTCCATGACCACAGGCATGCAGAATGTCATCACCTGGAACGACATCCACCACAAAACCTCCATTTGGGGAGGGCCACGATGGTATGTGTTCTACCCCAAGACGCCATGTTACAATTTTCCCATTGTTTCTTATGTTTATATTGGGTGGTGTGTTGCTCTGTGCCTTAGATCTCTGTGCCCATGATCAGTAGGTCACTAGTTAAAATCATAtgactggcagagtgatttcactcgtgggcccttgagcaagggccttaaccttaATTGCTCCAGGGAAACTCTGTGACCCTCTTCTCTGATATACACTTGTATTTTGCTTTGTACAAAGGGGTCTCCTAAAACAATTGCAGTGTTTTGTTTATGTATGTAATATACGTAGATTTTTAAGATTAAGATTTAATTTTGATTTCGCATTTAGAAGTCTTCATTTCTCCCAGACTGGCGGCATTTTCTTGAATATTAGTGAGCTTCACTGATTATAgacgtgtgtatgtatatatgtgtgtgtgtgtgtgtgtgtgtgtgtgtgtgtgtatatatatatatatatattctgtgaAGTTTGCTCTCAGTGCATGAATCGTAGTTGACATTTCGGAGGAGTCGGGATTGGGCAATTCATTTTTAATCTAATATTAGTGGTGACTAatcacgtgccccccccccttcccccaccatCTTAGTTTCGGCTATCCAGATCCAACATATCTAGTTCGGGTCACAGAGGAACTCCGAGAGAAAGGTATCACGGCTGACTGACTCCCAGGATGGCAATGGATGCTCCAACCCTCATCCTGCTGCTGCTATTACTGTTAACAGGGCAGATGGTCCCCCGGCCCTCATCCTGGCCCACCAACAGCACTTATCCTTGTGGGAATGCAGGTCTGATCTGCACCACTTTGCTATTCTCCcaggtctatttttttttttattattttcttttacaACAGGATTTGCTCCATCCCAGTCCTGCTGGTCAGTGAAGACATGCAAGGATGTCTTTCTTACCTCTCCACTTTTTAGCACCGAGATATATCGAAAAAGATAATATAGTCCAAAATATAGGCACTAAAATTTTGTAATATGatgcatgtctgtttttattaacctcttgtttttttttttttatttgtggtgATGTTAATAATTGTTTGTTAGTAGtcaaagagaaaacaagtgtttgAATGGGACTACCTTTATTCCATAATGATTTTCAGTAATATGCTTAACGTGCACATGTAGGCGTAGTAGTGCAGCAgcacagctctcactggagcagggCTACAGCTGTAGctctctgtttgtgtgtggcAAAGAGATATTCAGACAGCATTtggagtaataaaaaaaaaaagtaattgggACCTCTCTCTATCAAGCCTCAGTCTTTTAAGTCTACTTACTGTAAGTGCTACTGAAAGGCAACTCTTCCAGTGACAATTGGATTCCATTTGTGAGGCAGAAGTCAGGGAAGCCCTGAAATTGTAAAGATATTTGTTCTCTTGGGTGGATGTGGGTTGAATTCTTTGAATTGATTCGTGTAACGTTTTGTCTACTACAGTTATTATAAATAACAATGTTTATACTGCATAAGAAGATTTGTTGGTAAAGTAAAAGAACCAGTTGAATCATTGTCTTTCAAAAATTTTCTCACACATTGAAATGTAGTCCTTACTTATATTTTAGACATGTAAAATACTTGGAGGATAATTCAGGCCTTCtttattcatttttgttccACTTTGTTGTTGTGTCTTTTGTCAAAAATCATCTGAACAGGTTAGCACCAAGAAGCCGGACAAGTCTCTTTGATTTTGCTTGGTCACTGAGCAACATAAGTATTGTATGTGTATCATGTCTTAAAGTGAAGTATATTTTATCAGGGCACTGGACATTTAAGTACGTTCATCTTTGTGTAGTTTGAAATTTGGTAGGATTATTTTGAAAGTGAAAACTTACCTTTCTGTAGTAAGTGAATAAGCTTTGTGTAAGAATTTTTTTCCCACTCCAAGAAATTGAGGACTGTGGGAGAGTTCCCATTCTGCTTAAACTGCGTTTCTTTAGTCTATAATTACTAAGTAAATGGAAAGAAATTCTAGAAAGTTTTCAAGTTGtatgcatatatacacacatatatgtgtgtgtgtatatataaataatgtttgttttccacattttttgctttTTGAGTTGGGGACCTTTCAATGTATATCGGCGCCAAGGTTCACGCAGTATTCAGCATGAATGTTTCTATGCAGCACTAAAAGGGGGAGAGAAAATCCTTAAATGGAAATTTTGAAAATTTGCACATGATTCTGAAAATATCATTTTGCTTTTCTAGTTCTGTTGATTTATATTTTGACAAATTTAATTAAGAATTCTTTGCTTTACATTTTCATACTTGAATAAATGGTTCAATAGAAAATGTTCTGTTGTTGTTTATTTGTTGACTGACTGAAGTTTTATGTCCACCCCCCGTATTACAGTCCAGGAATGTGCTAAGCCATGGAATGCTGGGGTTTGGGAGAGGGGGCTGGTTAGTTTCTAGAAATAAACTTAATATTTTCAAGCCATGCCTTTTTTGTGACCCCTGATATtggcatctggaaaaaaaatggaaatggcTATACTTACTAAATCTGTCTGCCAATCGATCATCTGGTTCATGGAATTTTTGCACAGGCTAACCTGGTCCATGGTATTCAGATGGTTGGGAATCGCTAGTTTGGGGTTTACCCTAAATCTAAAGAAAGCATGAAAAGTAAGTTTGGAGATCAAGGACAGGATATGGTTCCCATCTACAATGTGGCAAATTATACAAATGTATTCGGTCTTGTCATGCACTAGGATGAATTTTTACCCAGCTTTCACTCGGACTGGAAAGATCATCCCAAGTCCATCTGAGTTTAGCAAATGTCTGCAACCTGtatgtaaccccccccctccacattttccTTTTAGCCTCAGTGTTTTTCATACAATGTGCACACACCCACATAAACTCACATCCTCATCATGTCTGCCATCATCTGGATATATAGCATAGTGCAAGTTATCCAGTAAAAAGAGGCACACTGCGGAATGCAAATTTTGCAAAACATGGATAACTCAAGTGGCCGACACGACATTGCCATTTGCAAAAGTGACATAGGGGTGCCGATGTTAGCAAATTCCACTAGCAAGTTTGTCAAGAGGCAATGACCAGTCAAAATTTGTTTAATGTCGTAATCTAGAGGTAGAAAGCAGCAATCGTCTCTCATGTTCTCCCCTTCTTGAATGGTGCAGTGACATCTAGTGTGGCACAACTTTCAATACAATCTCTTAAGTGCTGTAGTTCATTATGTTAGATGGCATGCTATGTGaggagtcggggggggggggggggggtcactaaaGCTTGCTATGGTTTCAGGTGTGATTGCATGTTTAGTGCTGTAGCAACGAGCCCATGAAATGTCATGGctcagatggatggataagatgGATAAATAAGAGTGTGATCGGAAATAATGTTACTCGGAGGGAGCCAAACTTTGTTACTAGCACTGatactaaaatttaattttaggtCCCTCATATGATAGTGACAGTCAGCTAGGCCTATCAAACTCTGAATCACTCCTATTCAGTCTAGAATTGACACaaaggcttctcttaatgagtcatttttcttttccttgtgaATTATGTACTGAAATCATTAGACTAGGCATAAAGTCTGCAAATTCCTGCAAAAAAATGGCCCCGTGGCCCTTGTGgctgataaataataattaataagaaaggctataatgtttttattcatCAGCAGGTCTGCCACATTAAGGATGAGTACTTCAAATGACTTCAAATGTATTGGTTTCTGTGTAGTGGCTAATGCATTGCTATATGCATTGCAATCTCCCAACCTCTGCCAATTTTGTTTGAGATTATGCATATTCTTATACCCTTTGGGCCATTTAAAGGAAAATATTTTCAGTCATACAGAGAACATGCAGGCTATGATCTAAATTAATCTAATTAACAATAGCATAAGGAGAGAGATCTAATATCTTTGCAGGTGTATTTATCCAGATCAATTCTAGTTAAATTGTGTAATGAAAATTTTgagtatttatgtatttttttctagTATTTGGAACAGACACAGTCAGGATATGATGACCCCTACATGACATCTCAAGACAGCTGAAGGTCGAGTTAGCCTATGTGTCTGTTACAGTCTTGTCTTGGCTCTAGATTGTTAATGAGAACCAGTGGAGAGACTATATGCTAAATCTGTAGAAATAAGAGCAGCACCCTCCCATCTCCAAAACTAGCTAAAAGATTTACGAAGTCAAATTGTTTTGAGCATCACTTAGACAGCCGATAATTTAGCAatgataatctgctgtacatttcatcacCGCACCAAATCAGCATGGAACCAGAGCATATTACTGCTTCAGGCATCGCTTTGGCATACACACCTCTATAATATTAGCTTTCAATGATCTCTGACTGCCTTAGCTGAACATCATTAGTGCTGATATGAATAACAATCTTAGAGTATTT
Encoded proteins:
- the dtx3 gene encoding probable E3 ubiquitin-protein ligase DTX3 isoform X2, which produces MGSRVSSAAMSVLAGQDNDVVLVSQVVWDYLDNARQSWLLDFQNRHGLYVEVVRHGESGDCCAVRLRPVENSAAGADIHPAARRAFIDLCRCARKEMSRQNGAAKKRCSLLPCVRSSEADGEGSLLAPPPPQLRHIQKQHLKDKKPIDLDTTISVPMYHNTSAGREAEFGTSLGGDSGTTCTICMGEIVERTTLDKCGHSFCRTCLDQAFQVKRACPVCRMVYGQLIGNQPANGSMMVERDPDLELPGHEGYGCVCIIYSFPPGLQAQEHPNPGVRYPGTDRVAYLPDSPEGNRVLGLLRRAFEQRLIFTIGTSMTTGMQNVITWNDIHHKTSIWGGPRCFGYPDPTYLVRVTEELREKGITAD
- the dtx3 gene encoding probable E3 ubiquitin-protein ligase DTX3 isoform X3, which translates into the protein MGSRVSSAAMSVLAGQDNDVVLVSQVVWDYLDNARQSWLLDFQNRHGLYVEVVRHGESGDCCAVRLRPVENSAAGADIHPAARRAFIDLCRCARKEMSRQNGAAKKRCSLLPCVRSSEADGEGSLLAPPPPQLRHIQKQHLKDKKPIDLDTTISVPMYHNTSAGREAEFGTSLGGDSGTTCTICMGEIVERTTLDKCGHSFCRTCLDQAFQVKRACPVCRMVYGQLIGNQPANGSMMVERDPDLELPGHEGYGCVCIIYSFPPGLQAQEHPNPGVRYPGTDRVAYLPDSPEGNRVLGLLRRAFEQRLIFTIGTSMTTGMQNVITWNDIHHKTSIWGGPRWICSIPVLLVSEDMQGCLSYLSTF
- the dtx3 gene encoding probable E3 ubiquitin-protein ligase DTX3 isoform X1, which gives rise to MGSRVSSAAMSVLAGQDNDVVLVSQVVWDYLDNARQSWLLDFQNRHGLYVEVVRHGESGDCCAVRLRPVENSAAGADIHPAARRAFIDLCRCARKEMSRQNGAAKKRCSLLPCVRSSEADGEGSLLAPPPPQLRHIQKQHLKDKKPIDLDTTISVPMYHNTSAGREAEFGTSLGGDSGTTCTICMGEIVERTTLDKCGHSFCRTCLDQAFQVKRACPVCRMVYGQLIGNQPANGSMMVERDPDLELPGHEGYGCVCIIYSFPPGLQAQEHPNPGVRYPGTDRVAYLPDSPEGNRVLGLLRRAFEQRLIFTIGTSMTTGMQNVITWNDIHHKTSIWGGPRCFGYPDPTYLVRVTEELREKGFAPSQSCWSVKTCKDVFLTSPLFSTEIYRKR
- the dtx3 gene encoding probable E3 ubiquitin-protein ligase DTX3 isoform X4 — encoded protein: MSVLAGQDNDVVLVSQVVWDYLDNARQSWLLDFQNRHGLYVEVVRHGESGDCCAVRLRPVENSAAGADIHPAARRAFIDLCRCARKEMSRQNGAAKKRCSLLPCVRSSEADGEGSLLAPPPPQLRHIQKQHLKDKKPIDLDTTISVPMYHNTSAGREAEFGTSLGGDSGTTCTICMGEIVERTTLDKCGHSFCRTCLDQAFQVKRACPVCRMVYGQLIGNQPANGSMMVERDPDLELPGHEGYGCVCIIYSFPPGLQAQEHPNPGVRYPGTDRVAYLPDSPEGNRVLGLLRRAFEQRLIFTIGTSMTTGMQNVITWNDIHHKTSIWGGPRCFGYPDPTYLVRVTEELREKGITAD